The following coding sequences are from one Dreissena polymorpha isolate Duluth1 chromosome 8, UMN_Dpol_1.0, whole genome shotgun sequence window:
- the LOC127842992 gene encoding E3 ubiquitin-protein ligase MIB2-like gives MDIARVGIRVVRGPDWSKGEEDGGEGHVGTVKDVYANKTVGVFWDNGKFGTYSIGKDSKYELRVYDNTLIGQNHAGIRCGCCKEMDCMGVVWACQECPGIYLCNSCYCGDRHDIRHPCKRISSPTEEGVAVAKRSASYKVRSTGLFLGAKVKRLPINEKQCTQHLMITQKSCEGGTLIYSREDDGGLGTVTEVISNGENEGDRNAVKVTWSNNEMSICRPGEDVFCVEEMPGLSYYRDHIPVLRCEQDDEEEKNTETNFNPAMKNNKMTNKSTGYDDKPSQHENIRIDNNETAAELNIEIKVGDQVRVIDNLELVRASLKEQWSDSMKDVIGKIGIIAQICSDGNLEVAFVGKSWVFTPDCCKVVSETKSTRPCNTGDELDTAPARKTILNNSDRALHHLVGALGGEELATALERLCEQYPSPTDVPPGFLFHAVLNNNAAVSFLTATRCPHLVNAKHDDFTALMLACQKGHADIAKVLLNCNADVNIKNSKGTTALILALVNGHEQTALLLLEAGAEVNYKDTQGRVPIHYASLKSSTAVIKQLVLRNVNVNAQDCDGDTPLNMAVLAGNVAVAAELIHCRKVNLLIKNKQRQTAVLLAAIKNDVVTTEAILQRCPVQKFPAIADETIQAATYHNNMDVVRLLIKMGVDVNRSSEHHLLPLHDACVSGHFEISKLLVQAGADVNKKDVSGVTPIHLCVAPDSPYLKAVEQTEFFKANLKAIQEMNVRNNTTEKLQERTDLACFLVKHGARVDILDGFGNTPLEICKDQQMKDHIIQHFKLHRARGTEGINLYDRLLSRMAVPCVQCKTTLSNMRIVPCGHIVLCLKCIPTLLAKECPRCNTRIEESFCLG, from the exons GACTGTCGGAGTCTTTTGGGACAATGGCAAATTTGGAACATACAGTATCGGGAAGGACAGCAAATATGAACTCCGCGTTTATGACAACACTTTAATAG GACAAAACCATGCCGGCATAAGATGCGGGTGTTGTAAGGAGATGGATTGCATGGGTGTAGTGTGGGCGTGTCAGGAATGCCCCGGTATTTATCTCTGCAACAGCTGCTACTGTGGTGACCGACATGATATAAGACACCCATGCAAAAGGATTTCCTCGCCTACAGAAGAAGG TGTCGCCGTTGCAAAAAGGTCAGCTAGTTACAAAGTTCGATCAACTGGATTATTTCTGGGGGCAAAAGTGAAACGATTGCCAATCAACGAGAAACAGTGTACACAACATTTGATGATTACTCAAAAGTCATGTGAAGGTGGTACATTAATTTACTCACGTGAAGACGATGGAGGACTAGGAACAGTAACAGAGGTAATTTCGAACGGTGAGAACGAAGGTGATCGTAACGCTGTGAAGGTCACGTGGTCTAACAACGAAATGTCAATATGTCGCCCTGGGGAAGACGTTTTCTGTGTTGAAGAGATGCCCGGATTGTCATACTACAGAGACCATATTCCTGTTCTTC gtTGTGAACAGGATGACGAAGAAGAGAAAAATACAGAAACCAATTTTAATCCTGcgatgaaaaacaacaaaatgacaaacaAATCCACGGGTTATGATGACAAACCTAGTCAGCATGAAAACATTAGAATTGACAATAATGAAACAGCTGCCGAACTGAACATTGAAATTAAG GTAGGGGATCAAGTGCGAGTCATTGATAACCTCGAACTTGTTAGAGCATCGTTGAAAGAACAATGGAGTGACAGCATGAAAGAT GTGATCGGCAAGATTGGAATCATAGCGCAAATATGTTCAGATGGTAATCTGGAGGTTGCTTTTGTTGGCAAATCTTGGGTATTTACGCCGGACTGTTGTAAAGTTGTCTCAGAAACGAAGTCGACCAGACCATGCAATACGGGGGATGAGCTCGACACGGCGCCCGCCAGAAAAACCATTC TTAACAATTCGGATCGTGCACTACATCATTTAGTGGGTGCACTTGGCGGAGAGGAACTAGCAACGGCATTAGAAAGGCTCTGTGAACAATATCCGTCACCTACAGATGTACCACCCGGATTCCTTTTCCATGCGGTTTTGAACAATAATGCAGCCGTATCATTTCTTACTGCGACCCGATGTCCTCATTTG GTCAATGCCAAGCACGACGATTTCACTGCGCTGATGTTAGCCTGTCAAAAAGGACACGCAGATATCGCTAAAGTGCTATTAAACTGCAACGCTGATGTTAACATCAAAAACTCCAAAGGAACTACAGCCCTTATACTGGCCCTAGTAAA TGGTCATGAACAGACGGCTCTATTGCTACTCGAAGCGGGTGCTGAAGTCAATTACAAAGACACTCAGGGAAGAGTTCCTATTCACTATGCTTCACTCAAATCATCAACTGCTGTTATAAAACAATTAGTTCTCAGAAATGTCAACGTAAATGCACAG GATTGCGACGGTGATACACCCCTGAATATGGCAGTATTGGCAGGCAATGTTGCAGTGGCTGCTGAACTTATACATTGTAGGAAGGTGAACCTTCTAATAAAGAACAAACAACGACAAACAGCAGTGCTCCTCGCCGCAATTAAAAATGACGTGGT AACAACAGAAGCTATTCTTCAGCGATGCCCTGTACAGAAATTCCCAGCAATTGCAGATGAGACGATACAGGCCGCTACATATCACAATAATATGGACGTTGTCCGTTTACTTATAAAG ATGGGAGTTGATGTAAATCGTTCGAGTGAACATCATTTACTTCCTTTACATGATGCTTGCGTATCAGGACACTTTGAGATATCTAAACTATTAGTACAAGCAG GTGCGGACGTAAACAAAAAGGACGTCAGTGGAGTAACACCGATTCACCTGTGTGTTGCGCCTGATTCCCCGTACTTAAAAGCTGTGGAACAGACGgaattttttaaagcaaatttgaAAGCG ATACAAGAAATGAACGTCCGTAATAATACAACAGAAAAACTTCAAGAGCGGACAGACTTAGCATGTTTCCTTGTGAAACATGGAGCCCGTGTGGATATTCTGGACGGCTTTGGTAATACTCCACTAGAAATTTGCAAAGATCAACAAATGAAGGACCACATTATCCAGCATTTTAAACTCCA TCGTGCAAGAGGCACAGAAGGGATCAACCTTTATGACCGGCTGTTATCAAGGATGGCGGTTCCATGTGTCCAATGCAAGACCACCTTGTCGAACATGCGGATTGTCCCATGCGGACATATTGTGCTTTGTCTGAAATGCATACCTACGTTGCTTGCTAAAGAATGTCCGAGATGCAACACGCGTATCGAAGAGTCATTCTGTTTAGGTTAA